The following are encoded together in the Tamandua tetradactyla isolate mTamTet1 chromosome 14, mTamTet1.pri, whole genome shotgun sequence genome:
- the COPS2 gene encoding COP9 signalosome complex subunit 2 isoform X2 codes for MSDMEDDFMCDDEEDYDLEYSEDSNSEPNVDLENQYYNSKALKEDDPKAALSSFQKVLELEGEKGEWGFKALKQMIKINFKLTNFPEMMNRYKQLLTYIRSAVTRNYSEKSINSILDYISTSKQMDLLQEFYETTLEALKDAKNDRLWFKTNTKLGKLYLEREEYGKLQKILRQLHQSCQTDDGEDDLKKGTQLLEIYALEIQMYTAQKNNKKLKALYEQSLHIKSAIPHPLIMGVIRECGGKMHLREGEFEKAHTDFFEAFKNYDESGSPRRTTCLKYLVLANMLMKSGINPFDSQEAKPYKNDPEILAMTNLVSAYQNNDITEFEKILKTNHSNIMDDPFIREHIEELLRNIRTQVLIKLIKPYTRIHIPFISKELNIDVADVESLLVQCILDNTIHGRIDQVNQLLELDHQKRGGARYTALDKWTNQLNSLNQAVVSKLA; via the exons ATGTCTGACATGGAGGATGATTTCATGTGCGATGATGAGGAGGACTACGACCTG GAATATTCTGAAGATAGTAACTCTGAACCAAATGTGGATTTGGAAAATCAGTACTATAATTCCAAAGCATTGAAAGAAGATGACCCAAAAGCAGCATTAAGCAGTTTCCAAAAG gTTTTGGAACTTGAAGGTGAAAAAGGAGAATGGGGATTTAAAGCACTGAAACAAATGATTAAGATTAACTTTAAGTTG ACAAACTTTCCAGAAATGATGAACAGATATAAACAACTATTGACCTATATTCGGAGTGCAGTAACAAGAAATTATTCTGAAAAATCCATTAATTCTATTCTTGATTATATCTCCACTTCTAAACAG ATGGATTTACTGCAGGAATTCTATGAAACAACACTGGAAGCTTTGAAAGATGCTAAGAATGATAGACTGTGGTTTAAGACAAACACAAAG CTTGGAAAATTATATTTAGAACGAGAGGAATatggaaaacttcaaaaaattttaCGCCAATTGCATCAGTCCTGCCAG ACTGATGATGGAGAAGATGACCTGAAAAAAGGTACACAGTTATTAGAAATATATGCTTTGGAAATCCAAATGTATACAgcacagaaaaataacaaaaaacttaAAGCACTCTATGAACAGTCACTTCACATCAAGTCTGCTATCCCTCATCCACTGATCATGGGAGTCATCAGAG AATGTGGTGGTAAAATGCACTTGAGAGAAGGTGAATTTGAAAAGGCGCACACTGATTTTTTTGAAGCATTCAAGAATTATGATGAATCAGGGAGTCCCAGACGAACTACTTGCTTAAAATATTTGGTCTTAGCAAATATGCTAATGAAATCTGGAATAAATCCATTTGACTCACAGGAG GCCAAGCCGTACAAAAATGATCCGGAAATTCTAGCAATGACAAATTTAGTAAG tGCCTATCAGAATAACGACATCACTGAATTTGAAAAGATTCTGAAAACAAATCATAGCAACATCATGGATGATCCTTTCATAAGGGAACATATTGAAG AGCTTTTGCGAAACATCAGAACACAAGTGCTCATAAAGTTAATTAAGCCTTACACAAGAATACATATTCCCTTCATTTCTAAG GAGTTAAACATAGATGTAGCTGATGTGGAAAGCTTGCTGGTGCAGTGCATACTGGATAA cactATTCATGGCCGAATTGATCAAGTCAACCAGCTCCTTGAACTGGATCATCAGAAGAGGGGTGGTGCACGATATACTGCTCTAGATAAATGGACCAACCAATTAAATTCTCTCAACCAGGCTGTAGTCAGTAAACTGGCTTAA
- the COPS2 gene encoding COP9 signalosome complex subunit 2 isoform X3, translated as MIKINFKLTNFPEMMNRYKQLLTYIRSAVTRNYSEKSINSILDYISTSKQNSDFLCQMDLLQEFYETTLEALKDAKNDRLWFKTNTKLGKLYLEREEYGKLQKILRQLHQSCQTDDGEDDLKKGTQLLEIYALEIQMYTAQKNNKKLKALYEQSLHIKSAIPHPLIMGVIRECGGKMHLREGEFEKAHTDFFEAFKNYDESGSPRRTTCLKYLVLANMLMKSGINPFDSQEAKPYKNDPEILAMTNLVSAYQNNDITEFEKILKTNHSNIMDDPFIREHIEELLRNIRTQVLIKLIKPYTRIHIPFISKELNIDVADVESLLVQCILDNTIHGRIDQVNQLLELDHQKRGGARYTALDKWTNQLNSLNQAVVSKLA; from the exons ATGATTAAGATTAACTTTAAGTTG ACAAACTTTCCAGAAATGATGAACAGATATAAACAACTATTGACCTATATTCGGAGTGCAGTAACAAGAAATTATTCTGAAAAATCCATTAATTCTATTCTTGATTATATCTCCACTTCTAAACAG AATTCTGATTTTTTATGTCAGATGGATTTACTGCAGGAATTCTATGAAACAACACTGGAAGCTTTGAAAGATGCTAAGAATGATAGACTGTGGTTTAAGACAAACACAAAG CTTGGAAAATTATATTTAGAACGAGAGGAATatggaaaacttcaaaaaattttaCGCCAATTGCATCAGTCCTGCCAG ACTGATGATGGAGAAGATGACCTGAAAAAAGGTACACAGTTATTAGAAATATATGCTTTGGAAATCCAAATGTATACAgcacagaaaaataacaaaaaacttaAAGCACTCTATGAACAGTCACTTCACATCAAGTCTGCTATCCCTCATCCACTGATCATGGGAGTCATCAGAG AATGTGGTGGTAAAATGCACTTGAGAGAAGGTGAATTTGAAAAGGCGCACACTGATTTTTTTGAAGCATTCAAGAATTATGATGAATCAGGGAGTCCCAGACGAACTACTTGCTTAAAATATTTGGTCTTAGCAAATATGCTAATGAAATCTGGAATAAATCCATTTGACTCACAGGAG GCCAAGCCGTACAAAAATGATCCGGAAATTCTAGCAATGACAAATTTAGTAAG tGCCTATCAGAATAACGACATCACTGAATTTGAAAAGATTCTGAAAACAAATCATAGCAACATCATGGATGATCCTTTCATAAGGGAACATATTGAAG AGCTTTTGCGAAACATCAGAACACAAGTGCTCATAAAGTTAATTAAGCCTTACACAAGAATACATATTCCCTTCATTTCTAAG GAGTTAAACATAGATGTAGCTGATGTGGAAAGCTTGCTGGTGCAGTGCATACTGGATAA cactATTCATGGCCGAATTGATCAAGTCAACCAGCTCCTTGAACTGGATCATCAGAAGAGGGGTGGTGCACGATATACTGCTCTAGATAAATGGACCAACCAATTAAATTCTCTCAACCAGGCTGTAGTCAGTAAACTGGCTTAA
- the COPS2 gene encoding COP9 signalosome complex subunit 2 isoform X1: MSDMEDDFMCDDEEDYDLEYSEDSNSEPNVDLENQYYNSKALKEDDPKAALSSFQKVLELEGEKGEWGFKALKQMIKINFKLTNFPEMMNRYKQLLTYIRSAVTRNYSEKSINSILDYISTSKQNSDFLCQMDLLQEFYETTLEALKDAKNDRLWFKTNTKLGKLYLEREEYGKLQKILRQLHQSCQTDDGEDDLKKGTQLLEIYALEIQMYTAQKNNKKLKALYEQSLHIKSAIPHPLIMGVIRECGGKMHLREGEFEKAHTDFFEAFKNYDESGSPRRTTCLKYLVLANMLMKSGINPFDSQEAKPYKNDPEILAMTNLVSAYQNNDITEFEKILKTNHSNIMDDPFIREHIEELLRNIRTQVLIKLIKPYTRIHIPFISKELNIDVADVESLLVQCILDNTIHGRIDQVNQLLELDHQKRGGARYTALDKWTNQLNSLNQAVVSKLA, translated from the exons ATGTCTGACATGGAGGATGATTTCATGTGCGATGATGAGGAGGACTACGACCTG GAATATTCTGAAGATAGTAACTCTGAACCAAATGTGGATTTGGAAAATCAGTACTATAATTCCAAAGCATTGAAAGAAGATGACCCAAAAGCAGCATTAAGCAGTTTCCAAAAG gTTTTGGAACTTGAAGGTGAAAAAGGAGAATGGGGATTTAAAGCACTGAAACAAATGATTAAGATTAACTTTAAGTTG ACAAACTTTCCAGAAATGATGAACAGATATAAACAACTATTGACCTATATTCGGAGTGCAGTAACAAGAAATTATTCTGAAAAATCCATTAATTCTATTCTTGATTATATCTCCACTTCTAAACAG AATTCTGATTTTTTATGTCAGATGGATTTACTGCAGGAATTCTATGAAACAACACTGGAAGCTTTGAAAGATGCTAAGAATGATAGACTGTGGTTTAAGACAAACACAAAG CTTGGAAAATTATATTTAGAACGAGAGGAATatggaaaacttcaaaaaattttaCGCCAATTGCATCAGTCCTGCCAG ACTGATGATGGAGAAGATGACCTGAAAAAAGGTACACAGTTATTAGAAATATATGCTTTGGAAATCCAAATGTATACAgcacagaaaaataacaaaaaacttaAAGCACTCTATGAACAGTCACTTCACATCAAGTCTGCTATCCCTCATCCACTGATCATGGGAGTCATCAGAG AATGTGGTGGTAAAATGCACTTGAGAGAAGGTGAATTTGAAAAGGCGCACACTGATTTTTTTGAAGCATTCAAGAATTATGATGAATCAGGGAGTCCCAGACGAACTACTTGCTTAAAATATTTGGTCTTAGCAAATATGCTAATGAAATCTGGAATAAATCCATTTGACTCACAGGAG GCCAAGCCGTACAAAAATGATCCGGAAATTCTAGCAATGACAAATTTAGTAAG tGCCTATCAGAATAACGACATCACTGAATTTGAAAAGATTCTGAAAACAAATCATAGCAACATCATGGATGATCCTTTCATAAGGGAACATATTGAAG AGCTTTTGCGAAACATCAGAACACAAGTGCTCATAAAGTTAATTAAGCCTTACACAAGAATACATATTCCCTTCATTTCTAAG GAGTTAAACATAGATGTAGCTGATGTGGAAAGCTTGCTGGTGCAGTGCATACTGGATAA cactATTCATGGCCGAATTGATCAAGTCAACCAGCTCCTTGAACTGGATCATCAGAAGAGGGGTGGTGCACGATATACTGCTCTAGATAAATGGACCAACCAATTAAATTCTCTCAACCAGGCTGTAGTCAGTAAACTGGCTTAA